In Cryptococcus gattii WM276 chromosome A, complete sequence, one genomic interval encodes:
- a CDS encoding cytoplasm protein, putative (Similar to TIGR gene model, INSD accession AAW40965.1) yields the protein MTCTIHSTLPETDTHKDYTRFHFDTSNVPDKRIVGLLACQLDPLLRILRTKVHAAREAELTSVPPPKGKAKQKKGAASASEQNIVLKEESKGKLWEVELLDTVIFPEGGGQPSDTGVMRLLDSNGDVTHTFPIEMCLRRKLDSVHLVRIPSGVEIDLREGKDVEVEADWDRRIDQMSIHTSQHLLSAILDTHLSLPTLSWSMQPYPSIEPAYVELPRALTPDEAMEIERLCGEAIKQRKKVWVDFSIQGGDVGGEHIGEGTVGTREMRGLPKDYDGGVIRHINIQDTDRNACCGTQSPNISLLSLLHIIPPALSGPSKPSPTKLYFLSGPRAILALQQASRTLSAAAKAVGYGRADLVERLERAEVVKKDTADSLKGLRAELAKLVGAQAVKAGKEGKSIVLVEREEKGTHDFDWLSLVGATYLESISASGQKTDGKTPPSPLIILTSSITPAPATNQTLLLIQSSDNDLAKLVNERIKAALAGRVKGGGARGRYMSKIDGKWGNVEKDVLAKVVDDLRADRA from the exons ATGACCTGTACTATTCATTCAACCCTTCCAGAGACTGATACCCACAAGGATTACACCCGATTTCACTTCGATACGTCCAATGTGCCCGATAAGCGTATCGTTGGTCTGTTGGCATGCCAGC TTGACCCACTCCTTCGCATTCTTCGAACGAAAGTGCATGCCGCTCGGGAAGCGGAATTAACCTCTGTTCCGCCTCCCAAGGGCAAGGCGAAGCAAAAGAAGGGTGCTGCGTCTGCTTCCGAACAGAATATAGTtttgaaggaagagagCAAGGGTAAACTGTGGGAGGTTGAGCTGCTCGACACCGTCATATTTCCCGAAG GGGGTGGTCAACCTTCAGATACCGGTGTCATGCGCCTTTTAGATTCTAACGGGGACGTTACCCACACATTTCCCATCGAAATGTGTCTGCGTCGCAAGCTCGACAGTGTCCATCTTGTCAGGATTCCTTCTGGTGTAGAAATAGACTTACGGGAAGGCAAGGACGTCGAAGTCGAAGCCGATTGGGATAGGAGAATCGATCAA ATGTCTATCCATACCTCACAACACCTTTTGTCTGCTATTCTTGACACCCATCTTTCACTCCCCACTCTCTCTTGGTCCATGCAGCCCTATCCGTCTATTGAACCGGCTTACGTCGAACTGCCCCGTGCGCTTACCCCCGATGAAGCAATGGAGATTGAGCGTCTTTGTGGAGAAGCTATCAAGCAACGCAAAAAAGTTTGGGTGGACTTTAGTATTCAAGGAGGAGATGTTGGAGGGGAACATATTGGCGAGGGCACAGTCGGTACAAGAGAGATGAGGGGCTTGCCGAAGGACTACGACGGT GGCGTCATTCGACACATCAACATTCAGGACACTGACCGTAACGCCTGTTGTGGTACTCAGTCTCCAAACATATCCCTCCTATCTCTCCTGCATATCATCCCTCCTGCTCTTTCCGGCCCATCGAAGCCGTCTCCGACTAAGCTTTATTTTTTGTCTGGTCCCCGAGCCATCCTCGCGTTGCAACAGGCGTCTCGCACCCTGTCTGCTGCGGCCAAGGCGGTTGGATACGGCAGAGCAGACCTGGTGGAGAGGCTTGAGAGAGCAGAAGTGGTCAAGAAGGATACAGCGGATAGCCTCAAAGGCTTGAGAGCTGAGCTGGCCAAGCTCGTCGGTGCACAGGCCGTCAAGGcaggaaaagaaggaaaatCAATTGTACTGGTCGAGCGTGAAGAGAAGGGCACTCATGATTTTGACTGGCTAAGTCTAGTAGGTGCAACATACCTTGAATCCATTAGTGCATCTGGGCAGAAAACAGACGGAAAGACGCCTCCTAGCCCACTTATCATCCTAACTTCCTCCATTACCCCTGCTCCTGCCACCAACCAGACACTCCTTCTGATCCAATCGTCAGACAACGACCTGGCTAAGCTCGTTAATGAGAGAATCAAGGCAGCTCTTGCAGGGAGAGTAAAGGGCGGTGGTGCTAGAGGAAGGTACATGAGCAAAATTGACGGCAAATGGGGCAACGTCGAAAAAGACGTTTTGGCGAAAGTTGTCGACGATCTGAGGGCTGACAGGGCCTGA
- a CDS encoding uncharacterized protein (Similar to TIGR gene model, INSD accession AAW40972.1), with translation MSALPVYHSVPTDEKRPIISPTVEIGEFDPRYVHPAAVGFEGLHVGTPRNAFQVAKDKYTGLSKVKKALVALAVVWFALVISHQAARLTGGKHHHAHHHHASTEFDVKQWKDHSFHRFGHPAFLEDAPPGCDGDREDRAPEELSSVATVYQSIRVVENNDATKILSANASFPLKLGRGKHFDLSFQGEGNVVISRAAEESEDSTVNVLVESTWSNEEAEGVEMMSGEHSHALSVISSESSSHIVHLVLPANKKRLPSISISSTKDLKLEIHPSVQDIHVGKLSVKSESGDIKLPTLAVNKLEAETVTGNVGGNFNVSKAFVIKTATGNINATVHVVPLFPPHHKPNSSSPYPREREHDFHHFDAEHEHKSPRSHHREHMREKKHSRRRFHSEEKKSSWWSLDIFKSKKEKKPHHPPPPPVFIGAFSTSGNILLKVFGPPFISAETKAFSHTGDVEVVQDKTFHGFYDIGTFKGSYDVIIREDKVHKVLEQFITEEGGKQKGLVFTPKHNKTEDSFEKRHFRDADSFEGEFPPPPPGKGPDGSGGPPPGPPGPPGPPPPKGPGGPGGPGGPHQPHGPPPPGHSSVFAHTDVGYVKIVL, from the exons ATGTCGGCCCTTCCGGTCTATCACTCCGTCCCAACGGACGAGAAACGTCCAATAATATCTCCAACTGTCGAAATTGGCGAGTTTGACCCTCGCTACGTCCATCCCGCTGCCGTTGGCTTTGAGGGCCTTCATGTTGGCACCCCCCGCAACGCCTTCCAGGTCGCTAAGGACAAGTACACTGGCTTGTCCAAGGTCAAGAAAGCTCTTGTCGCTCTTGCCGTTGTTTGGTTCGCTCTTGTCATCAGCCACCAGGCTGCGCGTCTCACGGGCGGCAAACACCACCAcgctcatcatcatcatgcTTCCACCGAATTTGACGTGAAGCAGTGGAAGGACCACTCTTTTCACCGATTCGGTCATCCTGCCTTCCTCGAGGATGCTCCTCCTGGTTGTGATGGTGACCGTGAAGACCGTGCCCCTGAGGAG CTTTCCTCTGTTGCTACTGTCTACCAGTCGATCAGGGTTGTCGAGAACAACGATGCTACCAAGATTCTCTCCGCTAACgcatctttccctctcaAGCTTGGCCGTGGCAAGCACTTTGATCTCAGCTTCCAAGGTGAGGGTAATGTTGTCATCTCCAGGGCTGCGGAGGAATCCGAGGACTCTACTGTCAATGTGCTTGTTGAGTCTACTTGGTCCAACGAAGAGGCTGAAGGGGTTGAAATGATGTCTGGAGAACACTCTCACGCCCTCTCTGTCATT TCTTCTGAGTCCTCTTCTCATATCGTCCACCTCGTCCTTCCTGCCAACAAGAAGCGTCTTCCTtccatttccatctcttctaCCAAGGACCTTAAGCTTGAGATCCATCCATCCGTTCAGGATATTCACGTTGGCAAGCTCTCTGTCAAGTCCGAGAGCGGTGATATTAAGCTTCCTACCCTCGCTGTCAACAAGCTCGAGGCTGAGACCGTAACTGGTAACGTCGGTGGTAACTTCAACGTCAGCAAGGCTTTTGTTATCAAGACAGCCAC CGGTAACATTAACGCTACTGTTCACGTTgttcctctcttccctcctcaCCACAAGCCTAATAGCTCTTCCCCTTATCCCAGGGAACGCGAGCACGACTTCCATCACTTTGATGCCGAGCACGAGCACAAGAGCCCTCGCAGCCATCATCGAGAACACATGCGCGAGAAGAAGCACTCCAGAAGGCGTTTCCACTCTGAAGAAAAGAAGTCGTCCTGGTGGTCTCTTGACATTTTCAAGTCTaagaaagagaaaaagcCTCATCAccctccccctccccctgTATTTATCGGCGCTTTCTCCACCTCTGGTAACATTCTCCTCAAGGTCTTCGGTCCTCCTTTCATCTCTGCCGAGACTAAGGCTTTCTCCCATACCGGTGACGTTGAGGTTGTCCAGGACAAGACATTCCACGGTTTCTACGATATCGGTACCTTCAAGGGCTCCTATGATGTTATCATCAGAGAGGACAAGGTCCACAAGGTCCTGGAGCAGTTTATTACTGAGGAGGGAGGCAAGCAGAAGGGTCTTGTCTTTACCCCCAAGCACAACAAGACTGAGGACTCCTTCGAGAAGAGGCACTTCCGCGATGCTGACAGCTTTGAGGGCGAGTtcccccctccccctcctgGTAAAGGTCCGGACGGTTCTGGAGGCCCTCCTCCTGGCCCTCCTGGCCCTCCTGGCCCTCCCCCTCCCAAGGGTCCTGGTGGCCCTGGTGGTCCAGGTGGTCCCCACCAGCCCCACGGTCCTCCTCCCCCGGGTCACTCTAGTGTCTTTGCCCACACTGATGTTGGTTACGTCAAGATTGTCCTCTAA
- a CDS encoding Isovaleryl-CoA dehydrogenase 2, mitochondrial precursor, putative (Similar to TIGR gene model, INSD accession AAW41345.1), giving the protein MMLNNTHATSRLFCARPCLGTRRRYSSYNSAVAGLTEAQEEFRNVVQHFAQKEIAPRAAEIDKTNKLPQDIFPKLGEMGLLGVTVPEKWGGLGLGYLEHTIAMEEISRASASVALSYGAHSNLLVNQLVRWGTEEQLSKYLPPLLTGEHIGSLAMSEPDAGSDVVSMRTNAIKGDKGEGWTMNGSKCWITNAPVSSTFLIYAKSDTNVAPSKGMTAFLVEKGWEGFEVGESLDKFGMRGSPTAELFFDNVKIPEENVLGEVGKGASVLMSGLDLERLVLSGGPLGIMQAALDMALDYTHERKQFGKQIGTFQLMQGKLADMYTKLSASRAYVYAVARACDAGKISRRDCAGAILYSSDRAVEVAIEAQQCLGGNGYINDYPAGRLVRDSRLYTVGAGTQEIRRMLIGREFNEALSGL; this is encoded by the exons ATGATGCTCAACAACACACATGCCACCAGCCGTTTGTTTTGCGCTCGGCCTTGTCTG GGTACTAGGAGACGATACTCATCCTACAATTCAGCTGTCGCTGGATTGACAGAAGCACAAGAAGAG TTCCGAAATGTCGTTCAACATTTCGCTCAAAAAGAGATTGCTCCAAGAGCTGCTGAAATTGACAAGACCAACAAGCTTCCACAG GACATATTTCCAAAGCTGGGCGAAATGGGCTTGCTCGGCGTGACAGTACCTGAGAAATGGGGAGGACTAGGGCTGGGCTACTTAGAACATACGATTGCCATGGAAG AGATCAGTCGAGCATCAGCCAGTGTTGCTCTCAGCTATGGG GCACATTCAAACCTCTTAGTCAACCAGCTAGTGAGGTGGGGCA CTGAGGAGCAATTGAGCAAGTACCTTCCACCCCTCCTTACTGGCGAGCACATTGGGTCATTGGCCATGTCGGAGCCCGATGCCGGGTCAGACGTAGTGTCCATGCGCACTAATGCAATCAAGGGGGATAAAGGAGAAGGCTGGACCATGAATGGCAGTAAATGCTG GATCACTAACGCCCCAGTCTCGTCTACCTTCCTCATTTATGCGAAGTCAGACACCAATGTGGCCCCTTCCAAAGGAATGACTGCTTTCCTGGTGGAGAAGGGTTGGGAAGGATTTGAAGTAGGCGAAAGCTTGGACAAATTTGGT ATGCGTGGATCTCCCACGGCAGAGCTATTTTTTGACAATGTCAAGATCCCAGAAG AAAACGTGCTGGGCGAAGTGGGAAAAGGGGCTTCAGTACTGATGTCGGGGCTTGATCTTGAGCGATTGGTGTTAAGTGGCGGGCCGTTAGG GATCATGCAAGCCGCCCTAGACATGGCTCTAGATTATACTCACGAGCGAAAGCAGTTTGGTAAACAGATAGGAACGTTCCAGTTGATGCAAGGGAAGCTCGCCG ATATGTACACCAAGCTCAGTGCCTCTCGTGCATATGTGTACGCCGTTGCTCGAGCTTGCGATGCAGGGAAAATTTCTCGCCGA GATTGCGCTGGCGCTATTCTTTATTCTTCGGATAGGGCTGTTGAAGTAGCTATCGAAGCGCAACAATGTCTG GGAGGCAATGGTTACATCAATG ATTATCCTGCAGGTCGTCTAGTACGGGACAGCAGACTATACACAGTCGGTGCTGGTACGCAAGAAATTCGGAGGATGCTGATCGGGAGAGAGTTCAACGAGGCGTTAAGCGGGTTGTAA
- a CDS encoding mitochondrion protein, putative (Similar to TIGR gene model, INSD accession AAW41347.1), with product MKIVSQDDVRGYNDATIVGGIKGAFLAAAICIPGHMLLMKRSPYFRALPLPLKALGHVTITVPCISVAAEKGGEAYTRSQYSGMGQREIDWELQIRNEKWEKMSKLEKIGDWAARHKYGIIGGGWAASMALAFGIVARNPYQSTSQKVVQARMWAQGLTVALLVGSAMATGFDASNSSAPVESTDHSWRRMLEHDEHLTPEERAQLRDTKDPNTVEEIQKAVSQRKAAAAQA from the exons ATGAAG ATCGTCAGCCAAGATGATGTCCGTGGCTACAACGACGCCACCATTGTAGGCGGTATCAAGGGCGCATTTCTCGCCGCCGCTATTTGCATCCCGGGTCATATGTTACTCATGAAGCGCTCTCCGTATTTCCGAGCTTTGCCCTTGCCGTTGAAGGCTCTCGGTCATGTCACCATCACTGTGCCTTGTATTTCTGTCGCCGCCGAAAAGGGTGGTGAGGCGTACACTCGGTCTCAATATTCTGGTATGGGGCAGAGGGAAATCGACTGGGAACTTCAAATTCGTAACGAGAAGTGGGAAAAAATGTCCAAGCTCGAAAAAATCGGTGACTGGGCGGCGAGGCACAAGTACGGTATTATTGGAGGAGG ATGGGCTGCGTCTATGGCGTTGGCGTTCGGCATTGTTGCCAGGAACCCTTATCAGTCAACGTCACAAAAGGTTGTTCAGGCTCGTATGTGGGCCCAAG GCCTTACGGTTGCACTTCTTGTCGGATCTGCCATGGCTACTGGCTTTGACGCCAGTAACAGCTCGGCGCCTGTAGAGTCTACCGACCACTCCTGGCGCCGCATGCTTG AACACGATGAACATCTAACACCGGAAGAGCGTGCCCAACTACGAGACACCAAGGATCCCAACACCGTTGAGGAGATTCAAAAGGCGGTTTCCCAGAGGAAGGCTGCCGCTGCTCAAGCCTGA
- a CDS encoding uncharacterized protein (Similar to TIGR gene model, INSD accession AAW40970.1) — translation MTAASPFLFQSSLHDTGLIHEMLSNPLKFGAPVAKKGLGFEAGMKEVASEPESPKLANKQLNNVKDEVKDDKEAELAAKVKSQKQLNGNAENTQRVNTQLTKQSVSPPSPANARLSDANEGKNTQGLFPSTFDLSWPETIATAKRAAGLHNPSMACYANATLQILLHTPPVLRIALTHDEGNCLQIKKKNFCMLCSLKHMAEGSHWSGRKAYAPGIHRHLSQIKKGFSKNRQEDTHEFFRFVTDALQNTALAKLPKDTPEKIKHTSWVYRVWGGRVRSRVVCSRCNNPSDTFDSFLDLSLDVNKQGKKSVLGMLAGFTKEDKLEGDNKYHCEKCKCKANATKSFKVDQAPPVLTLHLKRFSVNYNPYSGRARAEKFNQPIKFEQNLDMAPYMVDPKSPGSKYRLFGVTCHRGTELRFGHYTSYVRSPSGQWFHADDDDVSPVQLEQVLNDKTAYLLSYIRVENGKEELYESPAVRDRVNGLVNGNAKGMRNDESESQSEAESSSRLSPSPIKRKPTYDPENPPRMKISAFVQNKANASSPKKSESPFSDEEKKMPPELPKFGYKSKPTIHAPTPVEASSFYTSPISRPSNPLAGMSKKEKKKFKQKEKGKPRHSATPMPFAQGRVGNGRNRQPGVFSRMKGRA, via the exons ATGACCGCCGCCTCccctttcctcttccagTCATCCCTGCACGACACCGGACTTATCCACGAAATGCTTTCCAACCCGCTCAAATTTGGAGCACCTGTAGCCAAAAAGGGTTTGGGGTTCGAGGCGGGTATGAAGGAGGTCGCCTCTGAGCCAGAATCTCCCAAACTAGCCAACAAGCAGTTGAACAACGTAAAAGATGAGGTGAAAGATGACAAGGAAGCGGAACTGGCGGCCAAGGTTAAGTCGCAGAAACAACTTAATGGCAATGCGGAGAACACTCAAAGGGTGAATACCCAACTCACAAAGCAATCAGTATCTCCGCCTTCGCCGGCGAACGCCCGGCTCTCTGATGCGAATGAAGGCAAGAATACTCAAGGCCTCTTCCCATCCACCTTTGACCTCTCTTGGCCAGAAACCATCGCCACTGCTAAGCGTGCGGCCGGGCTGCATAATCCTTCGATGGCATGCTATGCCAATGCAACTTTGCAGATCTTACTGCATACCCCGCCGGTATTGAGGATCGCTTTGACCCATGATGAGGGAAACT GTTTACAAATTAAAAAGAAGAATTTCTGCATGCTATGTTCTCTCAAGCACATGGCTGAAGGATCACATTGGTCTGGCCGGAAGGCCTACGCCCCAGGAATCCACAGACATTTGTCGC AAATCAAGAAAGGTTTCAGCAAGAACAGGCAGGAAGACACTCATGAGTTCTTCCGATTCGTCACGGACGCTCTGCAGAACACTGCATTGGCCAAGTTGCCTAA GGATACTCCTGAGAAAATCAAGCACACCTCTTGGGTTTACCGCGTCTGGGGCGGCCGTGTGCGATCACGTGTCGTCTGTTCGCGATGTAACAACCCATCAGACACTTTTGATTCCTTCTTAGATTTGAGTTTGGATGTGAATAAGCAGGGCAAGAAAAGCGTGCTTGGGATGTTGGCTGGCTTCACCAAGGAAGACAAGCTTGAGGGGGACAATAAGTATCATTGTGAAAA GTGCAAATGTAAAGCCAATGCTACGAAGAGCTTCAAGGTTGACCAAGCGCCTCCCGTCTTGACCCTTCACCTGAAACGGTTTAGTGTCAACTACAATCCTTACAGTGGCCGAGCTCGAGCAGAAAAATTCAATCAGCCCATCAAATTTGAACAAAATCTTGATATGGCGCCTTATATGGTTGACCCCAAGTCTCCCGGTTCCAAGTACAGATTATTCGGTGTCACCTGCCATCGTGGTACTGAGCTTCGTTTTGGTCACTACACGTCTTATGTCCGAAGCCCTTCCGGCCAATGGTTCCATGCCGACGATGATGACGTGTCTCCTGTCCAGTTGGAGCAGGTCTTGAACGACAAGACGGCTTATCTATTGAGTTACATTCGCGTCGAGAATGGGAAGGAGGAGCTTTATGAATCGCCCGCGGTCAGAGACAGAGTGAACGGTTTGGTAAACGGAAATGCAAAGGGCATGAGAAATGATGAGTCGGAGAGTCAGTCAGAGGCTGAGTCAAGTTCGCGCTTGTCACCGTCACCGATCAAGCGCAAACCCACGTATGACCCCGAAAATCCACCGCGAATGAAAATTAGCGCCTTTGTCCAGAACAAGGCCAATGCATCTTCACCAAAGAAGTCTGAATCACCATTCTCagatgaagagaagaaaatgCCCCCTGAACTCCCCAAATTCGGATATAAATCTAAACCAACCATTCACGCCCCCACTCCCGTGGAAGCTTCATCTTTCTACACCTCCCCTATCTCTCGACCATCCAATCCATTGGCAGGTATGAGcaagaaggaaaagaaaaagttcaagcagaaggaaaagggaaaacCTAGACATAGTGCGACGCCAATGCCCTTCGCTCAAGGAAGGGTGGGTAATGGTAGAAACAGGCAGCCAGGTGTCTTTTCGAGGATGAAAGGCAGGGCGTAG
- a CDS encoding art-4 protein, putative (Similar to TIGR gene model, INSD accession AAW40961.1): protein MVLSYSAIAKPTADTPKVISMATSKQVCPEASEALSAPAAEDPQEVESQAKALAQTSTSTTETAVSSEDRKVIQHLILDAGPLLSLTPLRHLATNFHTTPMVLAELRDPKAREHWERLALTGVSVKVEPPTAESMAQVTAFAKKTGDFAVLSMTDLSVAALTYQYEVMVNGDKRIRTEPPQAKKPGVKGKEKDLVKQAEKGDEEVQKNKNGKEEKPEEKDVGLERMTQSLNQIAIEPSTKTEFPEIDVPTTNESQTQTSASAPAHAEDPESEGEWINPTNLSTHRSRDLGLITPSGSTAKPPAVACMTGDYAVQNILLGMRLGLVGEGGKKIGKVKSWVLRCHACFKICKDPSKRFCPSCGNATLLRTSVSTSAKTGEQKVHLKQNFQYRTRGTIYSIPDPKMGRAKGQQKGGSGLILREDQREWQDAMRGDRIKKEKEEKKAAKGALEGWNDPDWLPEMITVGMSGKGRSGGHNMPSIGHGRKNPNQAKRRR from the exons ATGGTTCTTTCATATAGCGCCATCGCAAAACCCACAGCAGATACCCCCAAGGTAATCTCAATGGCTACGTCCAAACAAGTCTGCCCCGAAGCTTCTGAGGCATTATCGGCTCCGGCCGCCGAGGATCCTCAAGAGGTAGAATCTCAAGCCAAAGCCCTTGCGCAGACATCCACTTCCACCACCGAGACCGCCGTTTCTAGTGAAGACCGAAAAGTCATTCAACACCTGATTCTTGATGCTGGACCTCTGTTGTCCTTGACGCCTCTTCGCCATCTCGCTACGAACTTCCACACAACTCCAATGGTTCTTGCGGAACTGAGAGACCCCAAAGCGAGGGAGCATTGGGAGAGGCTTGCGTTGACCGGGGTCAGTGTCAAGGTCGAGCCACCTACTGCTGAATCCATGGCTCAGG TCACTGCTTTTGCAAAGAAAACCGGCGACTTTGCGGTACTTTCCATGACTGATTTGTCCGTTGCCGCTTTGACTTACCAGTATGAAGTAATGGTGAACGGTGACAAGAGAATTAGGACTGAGCCTCCTCAGGCGAAGAAACCTGGTGTcaaagggaaggagaaggacTTAGTCAAGCAGGCAGAAaagggagatgaggaagttcaaaagaacaaaaatgggaaggaagagaagcCCGAGGAGAAGGATGTCGGATTGGAAAGAATGACTCAGTCTTTGAACCAAATTGCTATTGAACCATCAACGAAAACTGAGTTTCCGGAAATCGATGTCCCCACCACTAACGAATCCCAAACCCAAACCTCAGCCTCCGCTCCTGCCCATGCAGAAGATCCTGAATCCGAGGGCGAATGGATCAATCCCACAAATCTTAGCACCCATCGGTCTCGAGATCTGGGTCTTATCACTCCTTCTGGATCAACAGCCAAACCTCCGGCCGTTGCATGTATGACCGGTGATTATGCCGTGCAGAATATATTGTTGGGGATGCGATTGGGTCTGGTTGGCGAAGGCGGTAAAAAGATTGGAAAGGTGAAGAGTTGGGTGTTAAGATGCCATGCTTGTTTCAA AATTTGCAAGGACCCTAGCAAGCGGTTCTGTCCATCATGCGGTAACGCTACGCTTCTCCGTACCTCCGTCTCAACATCCGCTAAAACTGGTGAACAAAAAGTGCATCTCAAGCAAAACTTTCAATACCGCACTAGAGGTACCATCTATTCTATTCCGGACCCCAAAATGGGCCGGGCCAAGGGTCAGCAGAAGGGGGGAAGCGGCTTGATTTTAAGAGAAGATCAGAGGGAGTGGCAGGACGCAATGAGGGGAGatagaatcaagaaagagaaagaggaaaaaaaggcGGCCAAGGGCGCTTTGGAAGGTTGGAATGACCCCGAC TGGTTGCCCGAGATGATCACAGTAGGTATGTCCGGAAAGGGTCGCTCTGGTGGGCACAATATGCCTTCAATTGGCCACGGGCGTAAGAACCCCAACCAAGCAAAGAGAAGGCGATGA
- a CDS encoding 3-isopropylmalate dehydrogenase, putative (Similar to TIGR gene model, INSD accession AAW40963.1), with product MADKTFKITILPGDGIGPEVVAEAVRVLETIVNHSDFKLDLKSYDFGGAAIDNHGVPLPDETLNACKEADAVLMGSVGGPKWGVGPVRPEQGILKLRKELGLYANIRPANFVSESLLKQSPLKEDIARGTDIIVLRELIGGIYFGERQETNDEGVAWDQCIYSKPEIERITRVAAQIALAAEPPLPITSVDKANVLATSRLWRKTVTELMAKEYPQLKLEHQLVDSAAMIMIANPKKLNGVLLTENMFGDILSDESSVIPGSLGLLPSASLAGAPDPKSTTMGLYEPIHGSAPDIAGQGIANPVGTILSAAMMLRYSLGKGKEASLIEQAVQKVLDSIESGGFDYRTKDLGGQRSTKEVGDKVVEVLKGLLGA from the exons ATGGCTGACAAGAC CTTCAAGATCACTATCCTCCCCGGTGACGGTATCG GCCCCGAGGTTGTTGCCGAAGCTGTCCGAGTCCTCGAGACTATTGTCAACCACTCTGACTTCAAGCTTGATCTCAAATCTTACGACTTTGGTGGTGCCGCCATTGATAATCATGGTGTTCCCCTTCCTGACGAGACCCTCAATGCTTGTAAGGAGGCCGATGCCGTTTTGATGG GCTCCGTCGGTGGCCCCAAGTGGGGTGTCGGTCCTGTCCGTCCCGAACAGGGTATCCTCAAGCTCCGAAAGGAGCTCGGCCTTTACGCCAACATCCGTCCCGCCAACTTTGTTTCTGAGAGCTTGCTCAAGCAGTCTCCTTTGAAGGAAGACATCGCTAGGGGTACTGACATCATTGTTCTCCGTGAACTTATTGGTGGGATCT ACTTTGGTGAACGACAAGAGACCAACGATGAGGGTGTCGCCTGGGACCAATGTATTTACTCCAAGCCTGAAATTGAACGTATTACCAGAGTTGCTGCTCAAATCGCTCTGGCTGCCGAACCTCCTCTCCCCATCACCTCAGTCGACAAGGCCAACGTCCTGGCCACTTCTCGACTCTGGCGAAAGACAGTCACTGAACTTATGGCCAAGGAGTATCCCCAGCTCAAACTTGAGCACCAGCTAGTCGATTCTGCCGCTATGATCATGATCGCCAACCCCAAAAAGCTGAATGGTGTTCTCTTGACTGAGAATATGTTTGGTGACAT TCTTTCTGACGAAAGCTCTGTCATCCCCGGCTCCCTTGGTCTCCTCCCCTCTGCGTCTCTCGCCGGTGCCCCCGACCCCAAATCTACCACCATGGGTCTTTATGAGCC TATCCACGGTTCCGCTCCCGACATTGCCGGTCAAGGTATCGCCAACCCCGTCGGTACCATTCTTTCCGCCGCTATGATGCTTAGATACTCTCTCGGTAAGGGAAAAGAAGCCTCCCTCATCGAGCAAGCTGTGCAGAAGGTTCTTGACAGCATTGAATCCGGTGGTTTTGACTATCGAACAAAGGACTTGGGTGGCCAAAGGAGCACGAAGGAGGTCGGCGATAAGGTCGTTGAGGTGTTGAAGGGCCTTTTGGGCGCTTAA